TGAGCAATTTTTAAAATTTCACGCACTTTATCTGGTGTCATATCCATTCGCTCAGCAATTTGCTCCGGTGTTGGATCTTGTCCCAGTTCTTGAAGAAGATTGCGCTGCTCACGCACCAGCTTATTGATCGTTTCCACCATATGTACTGGAATACGAATCGTACGTGCTTGGTCTGCAATGGCACGTGTGATTGCTTGACGAATCCACCAAGTTGCATAGGTTGAAAACTTGAAACCTTTGGAATAATCAAATTTATCAACTGCCTTCATCAAACCCATATTACCTTCTTGAATGAGATCAAGAAACTGCATTCCGCGTCCTACGTATCGTTTTGCAATGGAAACAACCAAACGCAAATTAGCTTCTGCCAAGCGCTGCTTCGCTTCAAGATCGCCATTTTCAACAGCAATAGCTAGTTCTTTTTCTTCTTCATTAGTCAAAAGAGGAACAACGCCAATCTCTTTTAAATACATGCGAACAGGATCATTAACCTTGGCAGAATTACTGCCTAATAATTCTTCATCGGTTAATTCTTCTGGTTTAATTTCTTCAACAGCATATTTGGTAGAAGGATTGCCTTCTCTGTCAGTAATTGAGATACCGCCATCTGTCAAACGTTCCAGCAAATCATCAATCTGCTCTGCTTCAAGTTCAAAAGGGATAACTAATTTTTCAGTAACTTCATCATCAACAGCAACTCCCTCTTTTTTATGGTTGCGAATAAAATCTGCAACTTGAACATTAAAAGTACTTGATGTTTTTTTCTTATTATTTACCATTTTTCCTCTATTCCATATTTCTTTTTTGAGCGATCAGGGCTGCTAATCCTTCCACTGCAGTATCTACATCGCCATGATTGCTACTCTCTCGAATAGCTTTGCTTTGTTTGCGCATTTCTTGTCGCTGCAAACACTTATCAATTTGATCTTCAATCTGCTTAATTTCATCTTCAGCAATTTCTTCAGGAAGATTTTCTTCTAAAACACGATAATAAGTTTCCTGAAGCTGATTGGAAAGTTGAGACAAATCATAAGCATTAATCTCACCGTTAGTTTTGAGAATTTGATAAAGTTCTTGTAATTCTGGCGTTGTAAATTTAAAATGAGCACGATTACGAAATTCATTCAAGAGGTAATCGTGGTGGAGTAAGCGGTGGAATAATTGACTCTCGGCTTTAGTTAAAGCGGTTAATTGTTTAGTTACCGGCAAATCTATTAAAACCTGCTGATTGGCTGACTCTTGTTCGCTGATTTGTGAACGCGTTTGCAGTCGCTCATTATTAACTGCCTGTTCAACCTGTAAATAATCAAAATCTGGTAGAAACTCAGCTACTTTATTAATATAGGTATTCTGAGCTGTTATAGACGGTGAAGCAGCAATAACCTTAGCTATCTTTTCGACATAGTCAATTTCCGCTTGCAAATTATCAATATTTTCAGGTTTTAGATGTTCAATCCAAAACTCAGCACTGCTAATCCTTGCTTGTTTTAGCAGCTTTTCTAATTCCTCTTCTGAATTCTCCTTGATAAATTCATCTGGATCCATCTGTCCGGGAATTCTAACAATTTCCACCGCCATATTAGACAGCAAGTCCAATGATTTAGCAATAGCATTTTGTCCGGCTTTATCACCATCATAGGTCAAAATAACTTTTTTAGTAAATTTTCTTAAATGCTTAACATGTTCTGGTGTTAGCGCTGTCCCCATAGAAGCAACAGCATTAGGAATACCCGCACGATAGGCTGCAATAACATCCATAAAGCCTTCCATAAGATAAAGTTCATGTTCTTTTTTAGCTGCAGTCTTAGCCTTATCCAAATGGTAAAGTTCGTAAGATTTATTAAAAATGATTGTTGAGCGGGTATTCTTATACTTTGCTAATTTTTTAGAAGTATCTTCTTCTGTCCAAATCCGTCCCGAAAAACCTATAATGTGTCCAAATTCATCAGTCAAAGGAAACATGATCCGATTACGAAAAGCATCATAAATGGAGTTGCTATCTGATAGATTAAACAAACCTGAATTAATAATTGTATCTTCATCATATTTTTTGAGCATGGCCTGATACAGATAATCATACTCATTGGGAGCCAAACCTATCTTAAAATAAGTGATAAGTTCATCTGTCAAACCTCTCTCATAAAGATACTGCCGTGCAGTTTCTCCAACTTTCGTTGTCTTCAAAACAGCTTGATAGAATTTGTTCGCATCTCCATTGATATTAAAAAGTTTTTGATGTGGATGTTCCTTTTTAACTTCTTGACTCTTATCTTGAAGAGTAACATTAATACCTGAACGCTCAGCTAAAACCTGAACGCTTTCCAGAAAGCTAATGTTACGATAATCCTCAACAAATTTAAAAACATCTCCTGAGCGGCCGCAACCAAAGCAATGAAAAAATTGACGATCTTCAATAACATTAAAAGAAGGGGTCTTTTCTTTGTGAAAAGGACAAAGTCCTAAATAATTACGACCAGAGCGTGAAAGACTAACAACTTCACCAATAACATCAACAATGTTGATACTGTCTTTGATTTCTTTAATCTTCTCTTTATCAACAACCAGAAGTCATCACCTCCACCTCAAAATTGCTTTTTAGCATTGCCTTTTATTATAACATTTTAGAAGTTCCTTGTAAAATAAATGATAGGCAAAAAAGCACTTTCGGTTAAAGTCTAAACTTAACCTGAAAGTGCTTTATAACAACCTTTCACTACTTAACTGATAGAATTGGCATAAACAGCATTATTATAATTTGATTTTAGGTGAATAGCTTTAAAAATCCACGCCTCGCTTTTGCCATTTTGATTGAAACGGCTGACCAAAGAGTTACTAAAAACATTATCATAAATTTTGACAAGGCCGACATCAGAAGAGTGCTGTCCGATAGTTCCGCTGTATGCTATTATTTTGCCATGACTGTCTATATAAGGAACAAAAGAGTTATTAGCAATCGTGATGTTATTGCACAACTGTTTCTCTTTATTATAATTTTCATAATTTGGATCAATAGCCTTTATCAACCCACCATCCCAAACACCGCTAGACTCAGCGGCATCCAGCTGGATAACTTCTGAATAAAAATCATGAAGATCTGCATTATCATCAATCTTACTGACATTAGTTAATTCAGGGGCATAGCCAGTAAATTGATTTCCTTCAAAAGCTGAATTTTGCAAGGAACCTAAGTCAAAAATGTGGCTTCCTTTTTTATGCACCATGGTAAAACTATTGTTACAAATTTTCCAATTATCACCATGATCAGCCATAATCATAAACTGATTTCCTTTTTCCAAATCACTGGCTTTTATATTGATATTGCGCATGGTGAAATTCTTTACACCATCACTAGCTGATGTCCCAGTTGCAAAAGCAAACCAATAAGCCGATCCTTCAACCAAAAGTGTCGTATTATCTCCACGAATTTCAGTATCAGATGTTAAAGTGATATAATCCTTGTCTGGTGTCTGACTGCCAATCTTAAATTCACCGTTTGGCAAACTTAAGATAGTACCAGAATGTTGTTTAGCATATGCAAAAGCTTGTTTAAGAATCTCATTATTTTGAGCTGCAGTATTTTCTGATTTTAGCTGAACTTCATAAACCTTATCCAAATCTTTTTCTTGAATATTAGTCACCTTGCCGCCTTCATCAAAGGTGATATCATACTTATAGCCACCTGTGGTATTGCTATGATTATAAGAAATATGATCGATTTTACCAGCTGATGCACGATAATCCGTTAAACTGCTGCCATCTAAATCAGCTGTCGCAGAGGATTTTAATTTGACAATTTGACCTTTGCTGTATTTAGATCTTTTTGTTTTAACTAAGTCTTTTTCCTGAACATATTTCAAAGCTTTGCCATTATCAAATGTAACTTCATAACTATAATGATGCTTTTGACGACTGTCTTTTTGTGATTTTATCTTTTTAACTGTCCCAATCCAATTTTGGTAATGAGACAGCCCTTTTCCAAGACTGTCTTTTTTAGCTGAGGAACTGATCTGAACCTGTTCACCTGAATAGTAACGTGCTGTTTGTTCCATCTTTTTTTTACCAAAAGGAAGCGAAATAGTTATCGATTTATTGATTTTTTCAAGATGAAGACTCTTAGCAAGTACCCCAAAAGAATTGGTAAATGCTAAGAGTGAAACGGCTGATGCGACAAAAAGAGTTAAAATAATGATTTCATTTTTTCGAACCAGCCCTTTTCGCTGACGTTTTCTGCTCTTCATTTTCTTCCTTTCAGTAAATTAGTGATAATATTATAGCATACTTTCATTTTAGCAGCATTTCAATTTTACCACAATTTTGAAAAAAGTGAAGCATAAGTATTGTAAAACCTAGTGTCTTCCTGTATAATAAGAATCTGATGAACAGAAAGGAAATCTAAAATGATCAAAGAATTGAAAGATTTTTTATTTAAGGGTAACGTCCTAGATCTTGCAGTAGCTGTTGTTATGGGGGCTGCTTTTAACGCCATTATCACTTCCTTAGTTTCAGATGTTATTACTCCCCTATTCCTTAACCCAGTTTTAAAAGCTGCCAATGTTAAAAATATTGCTCAGCTTTCATGGAACGGTGTTGCATATGGCAGTTTCTTAAGTGCAGTTATCAATTTTCTTATCGTTGGTACAACACTTTTCTTCGTTGTTAAAGCTGCAAACAAAGCAGTATCGCTTGGCAAGAAACAAGAGGAAGAAGCTGCAACTGAAGCTGACCCAACTGAAGTCGAATTACTTGCTGATATTAAGACGCTTCTTGAAAAACAAAACTAATATAGCTTGCTTCGACAGGCTGGTAGAACAAAAACAAACTTCTTATTGAGGTTTGTTTTTTTATGAATTCTCAATGAGATTAAACTGATGCAGAAAATCGTTTATTCGAATTTTCCAACAAAAAAACAGGTCAGACCTGTTTTTTTATTTAATCACTTTAGAATTTTTTACGTTTGCGAGCTGCTTCTGATTTACGTTTGCGCTTTACAGAAGGTTTTTCGTAGAATTCACGTTTGCGTGATTCTTGAAGTGTACCAGCTTTAGTTACAGAACGTTTGAAACGACGAAGAGCATCGTCAAGTGATTCATTTTTGCGCACTACTGTCTTTGACATGTATCTCACTCCCCTCAATTTCATTGTAACATTTACACGTTCTTAAACATTATACAAAAATACGATAATAAATGTCAAGACGTTTTCAAACCATTTTAAAACTATTTTCAAAAAACAAGGCAATAATTAAAAATTATTGCTTGCTATTCTCTCATAAATAAATGGCATTAATGGCGCTAATCTTTTAACTGCAGAGAAAAAGCAAAACATCTAAACTTGCTTTTCGATTTATTAATCAATCCACTTGCTGACCAGTTAATTGAACAGCATCGCTGATAAACTGCTTGTATTTATCTTCTTTTTTGAGTTTCTTAATAACCTTATTCACCGTCTTAACTAATTGACCACTGTCTTTAGGCAGAGCAACTGCTTTGGCATCCCCTTCACCCGTTTTTAAGGCAACTTTGGCAAGAACCAAATCACTATTTTGAGACACATAACCTTCTGCCACTGGTTT
This region of Streptococcus mutans genomic DNA includes:
- the rpoD gene encoding RNA polymerase sigma factor RpoD — its product is MVNNKKKTSSTFNVQVADFIRNHKKEGVAVDDEVTEKLVIPFELEAEQIDDLLERLTDGGISITDREGNPSTKYAVEEIKPEELTDEELLGSNSAKVNDPVRMYLKEIGVVPLLTNEEEKELAIAVENGDLEAKQRLAEANLRLVVSIAKRYVGRGMQFLDLIQEGNMGLMKAVDKFDYSKGFKFSTYATWWIRQAITRAIADQARTIRIPVHMVETINKLVREQRNLLQELGQDPTPEQIAERMDMTPDKVREILKIAQEPVSLETPIGEEDDSHLGDFIEDEVIENPVDYTTRVVLREQLDEVLDTLTDREENVLRLRFGLDDGKMRTLEDVGKVFDVTRERIRQIEAKALRKLRHPSRSKQLRDFVED
- the dnaG gene encoding DNA primase; amino-acid sequence: MVVDKEKIKEIKDSINIVDVIGEVVSLSRSGRNYLGLCPFHKEKTPSFNVIEDRQFFHCFGCGRSGDVFKFVEDYRNISFLESVQVLAERSGINVTLQDKSQEVKKEHPHQKLFNINGDANKFYQAVLKTTKVGETARQYLYERGLTDELITYFKIGLAPNEYDYLYQAMLKKYDEDTIINSGLFNLSDSNSIYDAFRNRIMFPLTDEFGHIIGFSGRIWTEEDTSKKLAKYKNTRSTIIFNKSYELYHLDKAKTAAKKEHELYLMEGFMDVIAAYRAGIPNAVASMGTALTPEHVKHLRKFTKKVILTYDGDKAGQNAIAKSLDLLSNMAVEIVRIPGQMDPDEFIKENSEEELEKLLKQARISSAEFWIEHLKPENIDNLQAEIDYVEKIAKVIAASPSITAQNTYINKVAEFLPDFDYLQVEQAVNNERLQTRSQISEQESANQQVLIDLPVTKQLTALTKAESQLFHRLLHHDYLLNEFRNRAHFKFTTPELQELYQILKTNGEINAYDLSQLSNQLQETYYRVLEENLPEEIAEDEIKQIEDQIDKCLQRQEMRKQSKAIRESSNHGDVDTAVEGLAALIAQKRNME
- the mscL gene encoding large conductance mechanosensitive channel protein MscL; the encoded protein is MIKELKDFLFKGNVLDLAVAVVMGAAFNAIITSLVSDVITPLFLNPVLKAANVKNIAQLSWNGVAYGSFLSAVINFLIVGTTLFFVVKAANKAVSLGKKQEEEAATEADPTEVELLADIKTLLEKQN
- the rpsU gene encoding 30S ribosomal protein S21, which gives rise to MSKTVVRKNESLDDALRRFKRSVTKAGTLQESRKREFYEKPSVKRKRKSEAARKRKKF